The Streptomyces rimosus genomic interval ACAACGCCTACCTCCGCTCCCACCAGGAACCGCGTACGCAGGAGCCCAGCGACCCCCGCAACACCGTCGCCGACAGCAACTACCTCCTCGACTTCCAGCGCGGCTTCTTCATCCCCGACGCCGGGCAGCTGGCCCCGGTCAACTACCGCAACGCCATGACCGACGAGGGCAACCCGGACCGCCGGGACGGCAACATCGTGCAGATGCGCTGGCTGTTCCAGCGCGAACTGGGCAGCGACCTGGTGTTCTTCCACGAGGTGACGGTGCCGCCCGGCGCGGTGGAGGGCACCCACCGGCACATCGGCTCGGAGGAGCTGTACTACGTCGTCTCCGGCACCGGCACCGCGTACATGAGCGACGGCGACGACCCGACGACCGCCGCCTACCCGCTGGTCGAGCGGCCGGTCTTCGGCGTCGGGCCGGTCAAGTGCCGGGAGCTGCCGGTCAAACCGGGCAGCGTCCTGTACACCAAGAGCGGCGGCGTGCACGGCATCCGCAACCCCGGTACCGAGCCGCTGAAGTTCGTCGCGTTCCTCTACCACACCACCTGAGGCGGTCCCGCGATGCCCAAGATCGTGCACACCGACTCGGTCTTCCGCGTCGACCCGGTCAAGCCCCCGGACTACGCGGAGGCCAACCCGCTGCTGAAGCTGCTGGGCCTGGTCGAGCGCACCCGGTTCGCCGCCGAGCGCGAACACTACGAACCCGCCTCGCTCCAGTACCTGTTCCCGCTGCGCACCCTCCAGCTGTACGGGCCCACCTCGCCCAACCAGGACCAGCTTGACCCGGAACAGCAGGACGACAAGAACGACTTCCAGAAGCAGAACGTCCGCGACTTCACCCTGGCGGATACCCGGGCGGTGCGCGGCTGGGCCGAGATCGGCGACTGGCGCGGCCCGTTCCTCCAACTGTCCTACCGGGGCGGCCCGGACTCGGCGCTGTGGCGCGAGGCGGGCCGGCTCGGCGACGCCATCGGCTGCGTGCTCTCCGTCCAGGGCAGCCGGCCGATGCCGGTCCGGGTCCCGTACGACGAGGAAACCGACTTCTACACCATCGAACTGTGGGGCCGGGTCGGCGACGGCCTGCGCGACCTGCTGGGTCCCCGTGGCCGGTCGGCACTGGACTCCGGGCTCCTCCAGCCCCGTCCCGACATCGTCACCGGCCTGGGCCAGGACTTCCTCCGCGACCAGATGACCAACCAGGACCTGCGC includes:
- a CDS encoding cupin domain-containing protein; the protein is MPKIVHTDSVFRVDPVKPPDYAEANPLLKLLGLVERTRFAAEREHYEPASLQYLFPLRTLQLYGPTSPNQDQLDPEQQDDKNDFQKQNVRDFTLADTRAVRGWAEIGDWRGPFLQLSYRGGPDSALWREAGRLGDAIGCVLSVQGSRPMPVRVPYDEETDFYTIELWGRVGDGLRDLLGPRGRSALDSGLLQPRPDIVTGLGQDFLRDQMTNQDLRLVAPRHAMHPVLPCFIDLRWTASPDGAGSADPPSGSVRLGFEMKVRGWDNYLGVGTSPHPHGGVGFLEYRTLFSEYGRWAGSDDLRRSLEPYNFDAFGRKGHAGGDVEPFLAVTYMDLHVLDPACGIGLHRHRDNQEVFLMLEGDALMVVGDWADSGSRVRSFEVRRLPADHLALLKGGNLHGLMNPADQRASLFMFGGYD